The Streptomyces rimosus genomic interval ACCGCTCTGCGGGGTCACACAGCACACCGTTTTGACGGTCGGCGGCCCGGGTGGGTTCCCCGGTTCGACGCGAATACGGGAAATGGTACGGATGTGGGTGGGATGTGTTCTTGAGGCGGCCATGGCCCTCCTCAAGAAAGGACGTCGGCCGTGTCGGCACGGGCCGGAGGAGCATACGGCTCCGGGCACACCTCAACGCCTCGCAGCCCCGTATACGCCAGGCATGCTGCTGAATGGAAGCATTCAGGGGGTTGCCGAAGCCACCAGCCGCTCCAGGTACTCGCGCCCCGAGCTGAGCAGCCCGGGCAGGTCGGCGGCTCGCGGATACCAGCGCTTCTCGTACTCCCAGCACAGCCAGCCGTCCCACTGCGCACGAGCCAGCGCACCGATGCAGTCGGCCAGCGGAACCGTCCCGGCGCCGAGCGGCAAAGGAGCGGTGTCCTCGGTGGAGGCGACGTCCTTGACCTGCACGAAGCCGAGATACGGGGCGAGCCCGGCGTACGTGTCGACCGGCTCCTCGCCGGCGAGCCATGGGTGGAGCACGTCCCACAGCGCACCGATGTTCCGGTGGCCCACAGGGCCCAGTACGCGTGCCGCGTCGGCGCCCCGGGGATGTGAGTCGTGCGTCTCCAGGAGGACGCGTACGTCCCGCTCCGCCGCGAACGGCGCGACCGCGGCCAGGTGCCGGGCCGCGTCCGCATCGGCTTCGCCGACGGGGCGGTCACCACCGCCGGGGAACACCCGAACAAACTGCGCGCCCAGGTCCGAAGCCAGCACGACCAGCTCGGTCAGCTCCGCCGCCAGCTCCTCCTCCCCGCGTTCGTCATGGGCCGCGGCCACCCGCGCGTATCCGGACACCGCGAGGATCTCCACCCCGGCCTCGGCGAACTGTTCGCGCACCGTGGCCCGTTCCCGCAGGCCGATGCGTGGATGCACCTGTTCCTCGGGATGAGCCCGCAGCTCCACCCCGCCGAATCCGGCGCCGGCCGCCAGCCGCACGACCTCGCCCACCGGCATCCCGGGCACTCCGAGTGTCGAGAACGCATATCGCATATTGCTCATGAGAACCATGTGAACACAGATCAGAGCGGCAAACGCCAGTCCTGACCGACAAGCTCCCGACCGAAACTGTGGTGCGGCTTCTCCGCGGTCAGCTCGAAGCCGGCCCGCTCGTACAGGATGCGGGCCGCACTCAGTACGGAGTTTGTCCACAGCACCAGCTCGCGGTACCCGGCCTCGCGGGCGAAGCCGACGCAGGCGGAGACGAGGGCCTGGCCGACGCCGCGTCCGCGCGCTTCCGGTTCGACGAGGAGCAGCCGCAGTCGCGCCGTGCTCGGCGGCGTTCCGCCGGTCTCCTGGGGCAGTGCTTCGATTCCGTCCCGTACGCACATGACCGCGCCGACCCGTTC includes:
- a CDS encoding sugar phosphate isomerase/epimerase family protein, whose translation is MRYAFSTLGVPGMPVGEVVRLAAGAGFGGVELRAHPEEQVHPRIGLRERATVREQFAEAGVEILAVSGYARVAAAHDERGEEELAAELTELVVLASDLGAQFVRVFPGGGDRPVGEADADAARHLAAVAPFAAERDVRVLLETHDSHPRGADAARVLGPVGHRNIGALWDVLHPWLAGEEPVDTYAGLAPYLGFVQVKDVASTEDTAPLPLGAGTVPLADCIGALARAQWDGWLCWEYEKRWYPRAADLPGLLSSGREYLERLVASATP